The DNA window TAGCGCACCGACGACGAGGCCATCCAACGAGACACGCCTAGGATTGATCCTCGTAGGAGGCGAGATGGAGCAGGTCCTACAGGAGATCATCCAGGCGCGGCTCGGCGAGGAGAAGAAGCTCGGCGAGCAGGCGGGCGTCATGATCACGGCCGCTTGCCATAGCGAAGAGGCACTCGCCGCGGCTCTCGGTGGTGAAACGATTCCCGGCGAGACTCAACCCCGATCCGAGACCGTGGATGGTCGCTACCCCGCGCTCCTGCAGTCGATACGGGTGGAGGGATTCCGCGGCGTGGGGCCCGAAGCGACCCTGGAGATCTCACCCGGCCCGGGCCTGACCCTCGTGGTCGGTCGAAATGGGAGCGGCAAGTCGAGTTTCGCCGAGGCCCTCGAGCTTCTGCTTACCGGCAGCAACAGTCGGTGGAGCACGCGATCGGCGATTTGGAAGGAAGGGTGGCGCAACCTTCACCACTCCGATGCGCGCATCGACGCCGAATTCGTGTTGGAAGGCTCGAAAGGCACGACACTGATCTCTCGGAGTTGGGCCCCCGGGGCAAAGCTGGAGGAGGCCGAGACGCTGGTCACGGGCTCCGGTTCCGAGGCGTCGACGATCGATGACCTCGGATGGGCCGCTGCGGTCGAGATGTACCGCCCGTTCTTGAGCTACAGCGAGTTGGGATCGATGCTCGACGCCGGTCCATCCGCGCTGTACGACGCCCTTTCCGCGATCCTCGGACTCGAGGACTTGGTCGTCGCCGAGGGTCGTCTCAAAGAAGCGGCCAAGCAGAGAAAGAAGCTCGGCGACGACGCGAAGTCGTCTCTCGCGCCCCTGCTCGAGCGCCTGGGCGAGATCGAAGACGAGCGAGCTCGCGCCTGTCTCGAGGCGCTCTCAGGGAAGACGTGGAACCTCGACACCGTCGAACGGTCCGTGATCGGGCCCGAGTACTCGTTGCAGGAGGAGACCGAGGGAGCGGCACTCCGGCAACTCTCGACTCTGGAGGGGCCGAGCGCTGACGAGGTGGCGATCGCCGCAGAAGGGCTCGAGGCCGCATCGGCCGCCATCGCCCAATTCGGTGGCACGGAGGCCCAAAAGGCGCTTCAGACCGCAGAGCTGTTGGAGTCCGCGCTTCGGTTCCACGCCGATCACGGCGATCAGGACTGTCCGGTCTGCGGCAAGGGAGAGTTGGACCGGACCTGGCGGGACGAGACAGAGAATGAGGTCGCCCGGCTGCGGACGGTTGCCGAACAGGCGGACCTTGCGCATCGGCTCCGGGACGAGGCGATGAAGAGCGCCAAGTCCCTCATGCTTGCGCCTCCGTCGCTCCTTTCCAGCGCGTCGGCTCTCGGGATCAGCGTCGATGACTTGATGAGCGCGTGGAAGTCGTGGACTACGGGTGCCTCCCTCGATGATGCCGAGCCGTTAGCAGAGCATCTGCGCACCGCACATGCGTCTCTGGTCCGCGAGATCGAAGCAGTACGCGACGCTGCGGCCAAGGAACTGCAGACACGCGAGGACATCTGGAGACCCGTGGCCGCCGAGCTGGCGGCGTGGCTCGACGACGCCAGGCAGGCGCAGCGGGGTGAGGCTCAGCTCGACGACCTGAGGGCCGCCGAGAAGTGGCTGCGCGCGGCGTCGGCGGAGGTCCGCAACGAGCGGTTCGCGCCCATCGCCGATCTCGCTCAGAGCGTGTGGGAGACGCTGCGCATGCAGAGCAACGTCGAGCTCAAGAAGATCGTCCTCACCGGGGCGGGTTCGGCCCGCAAGGTCGTGCTCGAGGTCACCGTTGATGGCATGGAGGGGGCAGCGCTTGGAGTCATGAGTCAGGGAGAGCTCAACTCGCTCGCTCTGAGTCTGTTCATGCCGCGCGCGACGCTGCCCGAGAGTCCCTTCCGTTTCGTGGTGATCGACGATCCGGTTCAGTCGATGGATCCGGCCCGCGTCGACGGGTTAGCACGGGTCCTCCAGAACGCGGCCCGCTCTCGACAGGTCGTCGTGTTCACTCATGACGACCGGCTCGCCAGGTCCTGCAGGCTCCTGGGGATCGATGCGAAGATGGTCGAGGTGACGCGCCGGGCCGAATCGGTCGTCGAGCTGCGGCCGGGCCTCGATCCCGTGGGGCGGTATTGCGCCGATGCGTGGGCCATCGCCAACAGCGAGGACATCGACGCCGCGGTGGTATCCCGAGTTGTCGGTGTGTTCTGTCGGTCGGCGATCGAAGCCGCATGCGCCGACGCGATCACGCGAAGGCGCCTTGCCGCAGGGGAGGACTATGCAGCCATCGAGGCTCTCTTGGATTCCACGAAGGGACTAGCGCCGTTGTTGGCGCTGGCCCTGTTCGACGACATGTCTCGCACGAAGGACGTTGTGTCGAGACTCGACAAGGGGATCGGACGTTGGGCGGTGTCTGCCTATCGGGGAGTGCAGGACGCGTCTCACAAACCCGTGGCTCGTGACGTGCTTTTGAACTTGGTGAGGGATAGCGAACGATTGGCACGGGGACTGGTGCAGCTTCCGTGAACGAGCTGACCACGAGGGAGATCCTCTACCGAGCGATCGACCTGCTCGAGCGACCAACCTCGGAGACAGTTGGTCTTTGGCCGCGGGCGAGCGCGGTGCTGGCGCGCCAGGCTCTCGAACGCGGCCTCACCGAGACGCTGTCTGCGAGGGTAGAAGGAATCCACAGGGCACCCGTAACGGCGCAACTTCTCTTCCTGAGGCTCTTCCTGGAGGACACGGCGAGGGCGGAGGAAGTGCATCTCGCGTGGTGGGCGCTGTCGCGAGCGTGTCACCACCTGTCCTACGAGCTCCCCCCGACGGCGGCGGAGTTGCGTGCGTTGATCGACGTCGTAGATCGTTTCGTCGAGGCGTCCTAGGGAGCGTTCGAAGTGCCGAGCCGAGTCGAGACGCTCGCACTTGTGTTCACCGACATCGAGGGATCGACCAACCTGCTCCGAAATCTCGGAGCGCGGTACCGCACGCTGCTCATGGACCACAGACGCCTTCTCAAGACGGCGTTCGAGCGTTTTGGGGGACGACTGCTCGGATCACAAGGCGACTCGCTGTTCGCGGTCTTTCCCAACGCGAGGGACGCGCTCCTTGCCGCAGCGGAGGGCCAGCTCGCCCTCAGTGAGGCGCAGTGGCCCGATGGGATCGCATTGCGAGTCCGGATGGGAATCCACTTCGGCGACGTGATCGCCGAGGAGGACGAGTACGTGGGCCTGGCGATCCATCAAGCCTCCCGCGTCAGCGACGCCGCTCACGGAAACCAGATCCTGCTGTCGGAGACAACTCGGCTGGCCGCCGGCGATGGTCTCGTGGGCGACATCACGCTGGAGCCGGTGGGCCAGTTCCGTATGAAGGACTTCCCGGAGCCGCAATGGCTGTTTCAGCTGCGCCATCCGAGACTGCCCTCCGACTTTCCTCCTCCTCGCACCGCAGGTGCGCCAACTCACAACCTGCCCAGGAACTTCACCTCATTCGTCGGACGTGATCGTGAGTTGAAGGACGTGATCGACCTTCTACAAGCAAACCGGCTGATCACGTTGACCGGCCCCGGGGGAAGCGGAAAGACCCGGCTGGCGATCGAGGCAGCGGCGGCGTCGCTGACGCTTCGGCCGGGAGGAATCTGGTTCGTCGACCTGGCGCCGGTTTCCGATCCTGATCTGGTGTTGGCCACGGCGGCCGAGGCCATGAATCTCACGGAGACCCAGCGGCATGGTCTCGACGCCGCGATCATCGAGTTCCTGTCGCGCGGAAGCCCTCTCCTGATCCTCGACAACTGCGAGCATCTGATCGGTGCCTGCTCCGATCTCGTGGAGCGATGGCTCGCGTCGTGCCCGTCACTGACGATTCTGGTCACGGCTCGGGAGCCGCTGGGAATCGCCGGCGAGATCATCCGACGTGTCCCGGGGCTCGACGCTGGGGTCGACCGAGATGGATCGAGATCGTCCGAGGCAGTTCAGCTCTTCGTGGACAGGGCCTCGGCACACGATCCCGAATTCGAGCCCACCGACGAAGAGCTCGACCTGATCGCGCAGTTGGCGCGCCGTTTGGACGGAATCCCGCTGGCCATCGAGATGGCCGCGGGTCTGATCGGAACACTCGACGTAGGAGCGATCGTCTCGCGTCTCGACGATCGCTTTCGGCTCCTCACGGAGGGCAGCGGCAGCAGACTGGGGCGCCAACAGACGCTGTTGGCCACTGTCGAGTGGAGCCACGACTTGCTGCGTCCGACCGAGCAGATCCTGCTCCGCCGCCTGGCCACGATGTCGGGATCGTTCGCACTCGACGCCGTCGATGCGATCTGTGGGGGCGACGGTGTTGATCGTGCGGCGATCGTCCAGCTACTGCGCCGTCTGGTGGCCGCGTCCTGGGTGACCAAAGAAAGGGCGGACGGCCAGACGAGATATCGAATGCTCGAGACGTCGCGTCAGTACGCGTTGGAAAGACTCATCGCGTCATCGGAGGCGGAGAGACTTCGCAAACGGCACGGTGAATGGTTCCTTGACCTCGCAGAAGACGCGGCCACGTTCCTTCTCGGGGGGCCCGAGCAGGCGAACTGGTTCGATCGCATCGAGCTGGAGCTGGACAACCTGAGGGCCGCGTTGGCGTGGAGTCTCGGTGAAGGCGACGCGACGATCGCACTGAGGATCAGTACGGCGTTGGCGCGGTTTTGGGAGGTGCGAGGCCATTGGACGGAAGCTCTCCGCTCGTTCGAGGAAGCGCTCGAACGCACGTCGGGAGCATCCGACGATCTGCGCGCTCCCGCGTTGGTGTCGGCATCATTCATGGCCTTCTATCGGGGGAATCTGGACGCGGCACGAGCCTTGGCCGATGAGGGGCTCGCGGCCGCGAGCCGGGTCGGCGACGAGGTCTCCGAAGCCCGTGGTATGCGTTTCCTCGCGGTTACCGAGCAACAGTCCGGCAACAAGGATGCAGCGCTCAGTTGGGCGAACCGCGCGGTCGAGTTGAGCCGCAAGACCGGCGTCGGCGCGGATCTCGCGTTCGCCATCCAGGTGTTGGGACGCCTTACCTCAGATCCCGATGATGCCGGCGCTCTCTTCAGGGAGGGCCTCTCCGTCGCCCGAACCGCGAGGGACGGCGTGTCTCAGATCTATCTGTTGTACGCGCTGGGTCAGCTCGCGATCCGCAAACAGGAGGAAGCCGAGGCGCGAGAACTCTTCACCGAGGCGTTGGGGATCGCACATCGGTTGCGAGAACGATGGATGGCCATGAACGTGCTCGTGGCGCTGTCGCAGGTGAGCGAGGAGATCGACGCGGGTTCGGCGGTGGAGGAGATGATCGGGCTTCTCCGCCAGATGGGCAATCGGCTCATGCTCGTGCGATGGCTTCGTCAGCTGGCCTACCTGCGGAGGATCGAAGGTGACACCGTCGGCGCGCGGCGATTCGTGGACGAGGCCCTTTCGGTGATCGAGCAGGAGGGGACCGACGAGGCGGAGGTCCTGGGTCACTACATCCTGGCCGGGCAGCTCGACGAGGGGGAGGGCGATCACCGTTCCGCTCTGCGGGAGTTCCAGGCTGGCGTTGGTCTCGCGCACAAGCTCGGATCGAAATGGGAAGTGACGTTTGGTCTCGGAGGCGTCGGACGGCAGCTGGCTCTGATCGGAGATCACGTGACTGCGGCGATCGTCCTGGGGGCCGCGGAGGCGTTTCGAGAGAGCGTTGGTATGCAACCCGCACCGCGCCGGGCGGAGGTCCTTCGTCAGACCAACGGGGACTTGGCTCAGGTCCTCGGCGATGCCGAATTCGAGCGCCTGTGGGAACAGGGTCGGCGGATGTCGTTCGATGATGTCTTGGCGCTCGCGACGGAGAGGTGACGTCGGTGTTCGCTCAGGCGGTGTCGATCGGCAACGGCGCTCGCATACCGCTCGTCGGCCTCGGGACGTGGGCGCTGCGGGGCCGATCCGGACAGGGGGTCATGCGGCGCGCGCTCGATGTCGGCTACCGGCACCTGGACACCGCCCGCGTGTACCGCAACGAGGAGGAGGTTGGCCGAGCCGTCCGCGACAGCGGCATCGCTCGTGAGGACGTGTTCATCACCACCAAGCTCCCGCCGGATCGTGCCGGTCGCGCACGGGAGACGCTCTCCGCGAGCCTCGCGGATCTCGACACGGAGTACGTCGATCTCTGGCTCATCCATTGGCCGCCGGGCGGGGCGTCGCCGGAGACCTGGCGCGAGCTCGTGGCGGCTCGTCAGGAGGGCCGGGCCCGAGCGGTCGGGGTGAGCAACTATTCGATCGCCCAGATCGACCAACTGATCGAGTCGTCCGGCGAGGCGCCGGCCGTCAACCAAGTCAAGTGGAGCCCGTCCCTTCACGATCCGGTCGAGCTCGCCGCTCACCGCGAACGCGGAATCGTTCTCGAGGGCTACAGCCCGTTCAAGACCACGTCACTCCGGCACCCCACGCTGGTCGAGATCGCGAACGCTCACGGCGTGACGCCGGCGCAGGTCGTGGTGCGGTGGCACGTCCAGCACGAGATCGTCGTGATCCCCAAGACGGCGCACCTGGATCGCCTCGAGACCAACAGTGACGTCGAGGGCTTCGAGCTGAACGCGGCCGAGATGACTCGGATCGACGGGATGTCCAAGCGATAGCGCTGAGCGCTAGATCGGGGCGCTGCAGACGAGCAGCAGGTATTCGTAGGGGTCGACCGCATCTCCGTTCTCCGGGTGCCACTCGAAGTGGTCGTGCGGGCCGCTCGAGTGGCCGGTGGACCCCACATAGCCAATGACGTCTCCGGTCTCGACCGGGCCGAGCGTGCCGAGCCGGGATAGGTGTGCGTTGTACACGTAGCCGTACTCGCCGTGGACGTACACCCCGAGCCCGCCGAGCCTGCTGTGGGAAACGGAGGCCACGCCGTCGAACGGCGCGAGGATCGGGGTTCCCATGGCGGCCATGATGTCGTCGCCCTGGTGGAGGTGGGTCCCGCCCTTCGGGTCGCGACGGAGGTCGCCGAAGTTGTCGGCGATGGCGTGCGGGCCTCCCAGGGGACACACCGCGAACGGCCGGAGGAGCGAGATCTCGATCTGGATCTGCTCGATCCGTCCGCGTAGCCCGGCGACCAGTCGTCGGGACTTCGCCATCTTGCGTTGGAGCTCGTTGCGCTTCGTCTCCAGGCTTTGCTTCTGGAGCTCGACGAGCTGGCGGCCATGCACGACCTCGGTCTCGATCTGCGCGAGGCGATCTGCGGTTGCCTGGACCTGCCTGGCGAGCACGGCGTCGCGACGGTTCATCTCGCCAAGGAACGACATCCGCGCGGCGGCATTCGCGGCCGACGTCGCCGTGAGTAGGTAGAGGATCGGCACGCCGCCGGACATGTAGGCCTCGCGGCTGCGCTGGTCGAGCTTGGCCTGCAGCAGCGCACCGCGGATCTGGAGCTTCCTCATCTGCCGCTGGAGCTCGGCGAGGCGGGCCTCCATCCGCAGGATCTTCCCCTCTGCCCGCGCGATGCGCGTGGCCAAACGGTTCATCTCCTTTTGCAGAACGCTGATCTTGTGTATCTGAGCGCGGTACCGGTCCCTGGCCTTGTGCAGCTCGTGCTTGCTCTTCTTCAGTTCCTGCTTGGTCTCGGTCAGCACTTCGTCGTCGGCCGAGACGATCCCGGAGAGAACGACCGAGGCAATGGAGGCAAACATGAGAAGCGCGGCCACTACCGCCACGATCTGGCGCGCGCGCGGCGCGTGCTCTTGGAGCTCCCTCGGACGCGACATGTCGGCCTCATCGCTGCCGTTTGTCCGGGGACGCTCGTGATAGGTCATGCACCCGACCATCGGCAGACCCAGAGATCGCCTGAAGGACGTCGGTGAACGGTGTCTGGGCGTACGGAGACTGAGGGTTGACTACTCGAGCAATCGCGCTCCGCTGAGCTCGGCCGCGGGCGTCTCGAGCGCGCGCCTGAGGCCGTCCGGGACCTCGGGGAGCGGGACGCTCCTGAGTGTCGGCCCACCGTCGTCGCCGCGACTCGCCTCCAGGGCGAGCCGCAGGTTCGGGTCGACGTTCGGAAAGTCCGAGCGACGATGCGCTCCGCGGCTCTCTCGCCGGGCTCGCGCGCCCAGCAGCGTCGCGCGGGCGGTCAGGAGCGCTGCCCGCAGGTCGAAGAGATGACCGAGATCCGCCCACCCCTCCTCGTTCGGGCTCACGTCGACGTCGTGCGCGGCCTCCGAGATCGCGTCCAATTCCGCCAACGCGCGGTCCAGCCCCTCGGCGTCGCGCACGACGCCGCAGAACCGCCACATCGCGTCGCGGACGGCACGCTGCATCGGCCGCGCGAGCTCGTCGCCCTTTCGGACGGAACGGTCGACCTCCTCGTCCGCCTCCGCGATCACGCTGCGCGGATGGACGGAGACGTCTCGTGAGGCGGCCATACGCGCGGCGTGCTGGCCCGCGCGGCGGCCGAACACGAGGACCTCGGCGAGCGAGTTGCCGCCGAGTCGGTTCGCGCCGTGCACTCCCGACGTCAGCTCGCCGGCCGCGAACAGCCCCTCAAGGTCCGTCGCCGTGGTTTCGGGGTCGACGACAACACCGCCCATGGAGTAGTGCGCGGTCGGCGCGACCTCCATCGGCTCGCGAGAGATGTCGAGCATCTCGAACTCGACGAACTGACGGTACATTCGCGGGAGCTTCTCGAGGATCGTCGACTTCGGAAGATGCGACACGTCGAGGAAGACGCCACCGTGTGGGCCACCGCGGCCCTCGGCGATCTCGGTGTAGTTCGCCAGCGCCACGCGGTCGCGCGTTGACAGCTCGAGGCGCTGCGGGTCGTATCGCTGCATGTACCGCTCGCCCTGCGCGTTCGTCAGGCGGCCGCCTTCACCGCGGACGGCCTCGGTCACGAGCGTGCCGGCAACCTCTTCGGGCCACAGCATCCCGGTTGGGTGGAACTGCACGAGCTCCATGTGCGCGAGACGGCAGCCCGCGTCGAACGCGAGCGCCATGCCCTCCCCGTAGTTCTCGTCTCGGCGCGAGCTGGACCGACGCCAGATTCGGGTGTGACCTCCCGTCGCCAGGACAACTGCGTCCGCGAGCAGCACGAGGCGCTCACCGGTCGTGAGATCGACCGCGTATGCGCCGAAGCACGTTCCGTCCGTAACGAGGAGGCGTGTCACGTACACGCCCTCGAGTACCGGAACGCCGAGCTCCGACACGCGCCGTCCCAGCGTGCGAACGATCGCGCGGCCGGTCCAGTCGCCGGCGTAGCACGTCCGGCGGTACGTGTGGGCGCCGAAGAACCGCTGGTCGATCTTCCCGTCCGCGGTCCGCGCGAACGGACAGCCCCAATCCGCGAGCTCGAGAACCGCTACCGGTGACTCCTCGACGAGGATCTCGATCATGCGAGGGTCGCCCAACTCGTAGCCGTCGCGGTAGGTGTCGGCGAAGTGCTGCTCGATCGAGTCCTCGGGATCGCGAGTGCCGAGGACCGCGTTGACGCCGCCGGCCGCCAGCACGGTGTGCGCGTCGTTCCGGGCGCGCTTGCCGACGATCAGCACGTCCGCGCCCGCCTGCGTCGCGGCGATCGCGGCACGTAGCCCGGCGCCGCCGGCGCCGATGATCAGGACGTTCGTCGGTCGTGTTCGGGTGGCGCTCACGTCCTAACCCTCAGCGCAATGGACACTCTCCACGATACGGCCGCTCCGACGTATGTGCCCTCCGGCACGACGAGCTCGAGTTGGCCGACAACCCGCCGGACGTGGACGAGCTTCGTGAACATCGCGATCGAGTTGCCCCCCGGCACGGATGTCGTGCCGTATGCGGAGCGGGCGCCACGTGGTGGATGACGGGCTCGAGCCGAGAGTCTCGCTCGAACGGTCCGCGGTGTGATTCGAGATGGCCCGGCGTAGTAGATGCTTCATGGACCATAGCCCTTTGGCTGGGCTACTCTCGTCCCCTCATGGCGACGCACATGGCTGAGATCTCCCCGCCGCCGGCCTAGCGAGTACTGGCCGGGGTGGCGCTCTGGCCGCACGGGTTGCGGCTTCCGGCGCACGGCTTCATCGAAGGGGACCGGAGTCCCACCGTCCCTCGACACCGATGAGAGGAGATCGTCATGAGCGGTTCGCTAGTCGACGTCGCGTTCGCGCACACTGCGTGGGCGACCTTGCAGGTGATCGATGCATGTCTTGATTTGAGCGACGAGCAGCTCCGGACCAACGTCCTCGGCACACGCGGGCCGATCATCGAGACGCTTCGCCACATCGTCACCGGCGACGCGCAGGACCTCTTCATCCTCACCGCTGACCCCACGTTCGACATGGACTTCGAAGGCGTGTCGCTTCCCGAGCTTCGTGTGGCCATGGAAGGGATCGGCGCGGGATGGTCCAGGTTCATCTCGAGTCCCATCGATCCGGACGCGATGGTCCGAGAGGTCGACAGCACCGACGGGTACGAACGGACGGCTCCCGTCGCGTTCCGACTCGCGGGGACGCTGGAACACGGCACTGACCACCGGAGCCAGATCTGCACGGCGTTGACGAGCCTTGGCATCGAACCGCCGGCGGTGGATGTCATGAGCTACGGGATCGACGTGCACCGGGTCATGGAGAAGCTGCCGGGCTAGCCAACTCGAGGCCGCAGGGCTGGTGCTCCCGTTCCGGCGCTTCAGCGCGAGCGGAGCGCACGTTCAAGTCGGTCGAGTGACCGCTCGTCCGGCGCCTTGAAGCCGAGGACGACATCGTCGACGCCGAGCGTCTCGTACGCGTCGATGAGTTCCGGGAGCGGCACCAGCCCGATCCGCATCGGCGGGGTCTAACGAGACATCAAAGCTGATCTCGTTGACGTCCCACGGCGTTCTGATCGGGGAGAATCCTCAAGCTTCCATGCCGCTTGAACCGGGTCAGCCCGCCAGAGGAAACGCGTTCGCTTCGGAGAAAGAGGAGGTCTTAGGAAATGGCACGCAAGATCTACGTCGGGCTTGCTTGGCTGTTCGTTGTCGCCGTCGGCGTCCAGTTCTTCCTCGCCGGTCTCGGCGTGCTGGGCGGCGAGAGCATTGAGGCGCACCGACAGTGGGGGTTCATCGTGCTGCACCTCGTCCCGATCCTGATGTTCATCACCGCGATCGTCGGCCGCATGGGACGAACCGTTCTCATCCTGACAGGTGCGCTCTTCCTGCTCGTGTTCGTGCAGCCGATCTTCGCCGACCCGGAGCTCGATCCTCAGTGGCTGCGGTCGCTCCACGTGCTCAATGCCCTGTTCATCGTCGCCCTCGGCATCCATCTGATACAGCGGGAGAGGGGACGCTCCGAGAGGATGCCCGTCAGAGCATGAGCATCGGACGCGTGCGGCCTAGAGAAGCTCGGTGGTGACGATGACGATTTCGTCGTCACCCGTGTTGTGGAGCGCGTGAGTCTGGGGGAGGGTCTCGGAGCCGATCCACAACGCGGCGCCTGGTTCGAGCGTGAAGTGCTCCAGGGCGTTCCCGTCCGCATCGACCGTGTCGCCGCTCGAGCCGCGGACGACCACCGATAGGTACGGCCGCCTATGCAGATGCATGGGACCGGTCGCGCCCGCAGGAACGCGGTGCTCCCAGATCCGCACCCGGTCGTTCTCTAGCATCAGGGCGGTTCCGAGGTCTTCAGACACGTCCATTCAATGCCTGCCCCTGCTTCATCAGGTCGACGCGCGCGACGGTAGCACGCTGGGGTCGTCGGCCTCCTCGACCGCTGTTGCCCGTTCGCTAGCCTCGGCGGCGCCGAATGTTCTGGCGTTGGCGCCACGAGTGGCCCTCGCCCTCGATGGCAATCCTGAGACCCGTCGGCATATGCAGTCCGCGGGGATCGACGTTCGCACCCACAGCGGTGACGAGATAGTCGAAGGGCGGCGGCGGGCCGACGTGCCTGACGCGCCCGCTTGTTCGTGGCTGAGGCTGTCCGGCGGGGCATTCAGCGCTGAGGGGTTTTACTTGCACTGAAACTGGCTTTACGCCTATAAAGGCGCACTCAGCATCCTTGTGGGGGAGGAGGGGACGCGACCTGCGGGCGATGCGATCGATCGACGACGCTCTCACCATCCGGGATGGCCACCTGTTCATCGAGGGCGTGGATTGCGTCGCGCTCGCGAACAGGTTCGGCACGCCCCTGTTCGTCGTTTCTGAGGATCAGTTGCGTCGGAACGCGCGAGCGTTCGTCCGGGCGTTCGAGGACAACTGGAGCGAAGGACCGGTCCGTATCCTGCCCTCCATCAAGGCGAATTTTGCGCTCGCACTTCGTCACATTCTCACTGACGAAGGCATGGGCTGCGACACGTTCGGGTCGTCGGAGCTTGCCGCGGCGCTCCGCGGCGGAGTGCCACCGGACCTGATCTCGGTCAACGGATCGGGCAAGACGGCATCGCTGATCGGCGACGCCGTCGGCGCGGGCGCGCGGATCACGATCGACGCGGCCCGTGAGCTTCCTCTTGTGGAGGAGGCTGCCCATCGCCTCGGGAAACGGGCGACGGTTCGCCTGCGGCTCAGGCCCGATCTGTCCGACCTCTCCGAGCCGACCGACTTCTCGGGTGACGAGATCTCCGTTGCGGAAGCGACCCGGTCGTACAAAGCCGGTGTTCCCGCGGACGACGTCATCGCCCTCGGCAGGAAGGCAATCTCGTCCGATGGCGTGGACCTGTCGGGTATCCACGTCCACCTCCCGCGGCATCGCTCGGAAACCGCCATGTATCACCGGCTGATCGGCGCGCTCGTCGAGCTTCTGGCCGAGCTGCGACGTGAATGGGATGGATGGTTGCCAAGGGAGATCGATCTCGGCGGTGGGTTC is part of the Actinomycetota bacterium genome and encodes:
- a CDS encoding AAA family ATPase, which encodes MEQVLQEIIQARLGEEKKLGEQAGVMITAACHSEEALAAALGGETIPGETQPRSETVDGRYPALLQSIRVEGFRGVGPEATLEISPGPGLTLVVGRNGSGKSSFAEALELLLTGSNSRWSTRSAIWKEGWRNLHHSDARIDAEFVLEGSKGTTLISRSWAPGAKLEEAETLVTGSGSEASTIDDLGWAAAVEMYRPFLSYSELGSMLDAGPSALYDALSAILGLEDLVVAEGRLKEAAKQRKKLGDDAKSSLAPLLERLGEIEDERARACLEALSGKTWNLDTVERSVIGPEYSLQEETEGAALRQLSTLEGPSADEVAIAAEGLEAASAAIAQFGGTEAQKALQTAELLESALRFHADHGDQDCPVCGKGELDRTWRDETENEVARLRTVAEQADLAHRLRDEAMKSAKSLMLAPPSLLSSASALGISVDDLMSAWKSWTTGASLDDAEPLAEHLRTAHASLVREIEAVRDAAAKELQTREDIWRPVAAELAAWLDDARQAQRGEAQLDDLRAAEKWLRAASAEVRNERFAPIADLAQSVWETLRMQSNVELKKIVLTGAGSARKVVLEVTVDGMEGAALGVMSQGELNSLALSLFMPRATLPESPFRFVVIDDPVQSMDPARVDGLARVLQNAARSRQVVVFTHDDRLARSCRLLGIDAKMVEVTRRAESVVELRPGLDPVGRYCADAWAIANSEDIDAAVVSRVVGVFCRSAIEAACADAITRRRLAAGEDYAAIEALLDSTKGLAPLLALALFDDMSRTKDVVSRLDKGIGRWAVSAYRGVQDASHKPVARDVLLNLVRDSERLARGLVQLP
- a CDS encoding aldo/keto reductase encodes the protein MFAQAVSIGNGARIPLVGLGTWALRGRSGQGVMRRALDVGYRHLDTARVYRNEEEVGRAVRDSGIAREDVFITTKLPPDRAGRARETLSASLADLDTEYVDLWLIHWPPGGASPETWRELVAARQEGRARAVGVSNYSIAQIDQLIESSGEAPAVNQVKWSPSLHDPVELAAHRERGIVLEGYSPFKTTSLRHPTLVEIANAHGVTPAQVVVRWHVQHEIVVIPKTAHLDRLETNSDVEGFELNAAEMTRIDGMSKR
- a CDS encoding peptidoglycan DD-metalloendopeptidase family protein gives rise to the protein MSRPRELQEHAPRARQIVAVVAALLMFASIASVVLSGIVSADDEVLTETKQELKKSKHELHKARDRYRAQIHKISVLQKEMNRLATRIARAEGKILRMEARLAELQRQMRKLQIRGALLQAKLDQRSREAYMSGGVPILYLLTATSAANAAARMSFLGEMNRRDAVLARQVQATADRLAQIETEVVHGRQLVELQKQSLETKRNELQRKMAKSRRLVAGLRGRIEQIQIEISLLRPFAVCPLGGPHAIADNFGDLRRDPKGGTHLHQGDDIMAAMGTPILAPFDGVASVSHSRLGGLGVYVHGEYGYVYNAHLSRLGTLGPVETGDVIGYVGSTGHSSGPHDHFEWHPENGDAVDPYEYLLLVCSAPI
- a CDS encoding adenylate/guanylate cyclase domain-containing protein encodes the protein MPSRVETLALVFTDIEGSTNLLRNLGARYRTLLMDHRRLLKTAFERFGGRLLGSQGDSLFAVFPNARDALLAAAEGQLALSEAQWPDGIALRVRMGIHFGDVIAEEDEYVGLAIHQASRVSDAAHGNQILLSETTRLAAGDGLVGDITLEPVGQFRMKDFPEPQWLFQLRHPRLPSDFPPPRTAGAPTHNLPRNFTSFVGRDRELKDVIDLLQANRLITLTGPGGSGKTRLAIEAAAASLTLRPGGIWFVDLAPVSDPDLVLATAAEAMNLTETQRHGLDAAIIEFLSRGSPLLILDNCEHLIGACSDLVERWLASCPSLTILVTAREPLGIAGEIIRRVPGLDAGVDRDGSRSSEAVQLFVDRASAHDPEFEPTDEELDLIAQLARRLDGIPLAIEMAAGLIGTLDVGAIVSRLDDRFRLLTEGSGSRLGRQQTLLATVEWSHDLLRPTEQILLRRLATMSGSFALDAVDAICGGDGVDRAAIVQLLRRLVAASWVTKERADGQTRYRMLETSRQYALERLIASSEAERLRKRHGEWFLDLAEDAATFLLGGPEQANWFDRIELELDNLRAALAWSLGEGDATIALRISTALARFWEVRGHWTEALRSFEEALERTSGASDDLRAPALVSASFMAFYRGNLDAARALADEGLAAASRVGDEVSEARGMRFLAVTEQQSGNKDAALSWANRAVELSRKTGVGADLAFAIQVLGRLTSDPDDAGALFREGLSVARTARDGVSQIYLLYALGQLAIRKQEEAEARELFTEALGIAHRLRERWMAMNVLVALSQVSEEIDAGSAVEEMIGLLRQMGNRLMLVRWLRQLAYLRRIEGDTVGARRFVDEALSVIEQEGTDEAEVLGHYILAGQLDEGEGDHRSALREFQAGVGLAHKLGSKWEVTFGLGGVGRQLALIGDHVTAAIVLGAAEAFRESVGMQPAPRRAEVLRQTNGDLAQVLGDAEFERLWEQGRRMSFDDVLALATER
- a CDS encoding FAD-dependent oxidoreductase; this translates as MSATRTRPTNVLIIGAGGAGLRAAIAATQAGADVLIVGKRARNDAHTVLAAGGVNAVLGTRDPEDSIEQHFADTYRDGYELGDPRMIEILVEESPVAVLELADWGCPFARTADGKIDQRFFGAHTYRRTCYAGDWTGRAIVRTLGRRVSELGVPVLEGVYVTRLLVTDGTCFGAYAVDLTTGERLVLLADAVVLATGGHTRIWRRSSSRRDENYGEGMALAFDAGCRLAHMELVQFHPTGMLWPEEVAGTLVTEAVRGEGGRLTNAQGERYMQRYDPQRLELSTRDRVALANYTEIAEGRGGPHGGVFLDVSHLPKSTILEKLPRMYRQFVEFEMLDISREPMEVAPTAHYSMGGVVVDPETTATDLEGLFAAGELTSGVHGANRLGGNSLAEVLVFGRRAGQHAARMAASRDVSVHPRSVIAEADEEVDRSVRKGDELARPMQRAVRDAMWRFCGVVRDAEGLDRALAELDAISEAAHDVDVSPNEEGWADLGHLFDLRAALLTARATLLGARARRESRGAHRRSDFPNVDPNLRLALEASRGDDGGPTLRSVPLPEVPDGLRRALETPAAELSGARLLE